DNA from Lentibacillus amyloliquefaciens:
CGTCACAAGAAGCGACATTGACTATGATTGAGACATTGGGATCCGATTATAAACCACACGGCCAGACAGCTTCTGCGACGTTCAGAGGCCAGGTAGGCTCCGAATCCGCCTTTCCGCATGCGGTTACACAAAACGTGATCATGTCAAAAGGGGATACGCTGGTGACCGGCGCGGCTGCAGCGGTGTTCGGTTATGACAGTGAGCTGGAGCGAACGATGTTTGTTGAAGAAGTATCCAAGGAACAGGAAAAATATTTCAATTATATGTACAATGCCCAAGAAGTTGCCTTAAATGCCATTAAATCCGGCGCTACATATGCTTCTGTAGAGGAGCAGGTGCAGGCTTACTATAAACAGGAAGGTATCACAGAGCTGACGAAACATCATACGGGTCACAATATTGGGCTTTTGATTCATGAAGCACCATTCTTTGATTTAGGCGATGACACCATTATTGAACCCGGTATGGTGGTCACGGTTGAACCGGGCATTTATGTTAAAGGCGTTGGAGGCTTCAGACACTCTGATACGGTGTTGGTAACGGAAAACGGCATTGAAATGCTCACCTATTATCCGAGGGATTTGGAGTCGCTTATTTGTTGAGGTGATTGGGGATAACATTTTAATCATCGTGAGATCCACAAAACGATTTCAGGCGATCGATATACAGCTCCGGCTGCATTTTTAAAAAGAGCAATTTTGAAGTTAATTCTAATAATAATTCTGAGGAGTTATGAACATCTATGGATATTTCGGCAGAATTAGCCCAAGCAATTGTGTCAAATATGGAAGAAATAATACATCAAGACATCAACTATATTAACACCGAAGGAATAATTATAGCCAGTACGAATACCAACCGAATTGGCACCTACCATGGAGGAGGGAAAAAAGTAAAGGAAACAAATGATGATTTAATTATAAGGTATGATGGGGAATATACTGGTTCACGAAAAGGTATTAACTTGCCAATTTATTTTGAGAATACAATTGTTGGGGTTATTGGAATCACTGGAGAAAAACAAGAAGTAGAAAAATTCGGGGCAATCATTAAGAGTATGACGGAATTACTAATTAAAAATGCATATTTAACCAATATTAAAAATAAGGCAAGAGAAAACCAGAGAATGATTATTGAAGAGCTATTATTCAATGATGAAAACGAAGAAAGTATTTTTATGAGTCGATTAAAGGTTTTCAATATAAAGGAAAATGTTCCGAGAATAGTTATTGTTTCAGAGGTGTTAAACGAAGATTTTCCTGCGCTCGACATTAAAGATAGGGTTATCGATTTATTTGATCATAAGTTAATGAAGAATCCTGACAATCTAATGATGCAGAATAAAAACAATATTATCATGATATTGCAGAACGTTTCACGTGAGAATGTATTAACAATGTTAAAAGATATAAACCAAATCGTAAAAAAAGAGCACGGGTTACAACTTAAATTTGGGATAGGAACTATAGAAACAAAACTACATAAAATAAGGGGATCTTATAAAAAAGCGAGCATTGCATTAGATTGGGTATTGTCATCCAAAGAGATAGATATTAACTACTATGATGATATGGATATAGAATTAATAATTGAGAATGTAACCGAAGATACAAAGAATGAATTTTATAAGAAGGTAATTGGAAATTTAAAGCCTGGTGATTTCAGTGAATATAAAGAGATTATTAGTCTTTTTGAAAAGTTCAATGGATCGATTCAACAAATTTCAGAGTCAATGTTTATCCACAAAAATACGTTGCAATATAAATTAAATAAATTGCATAAAATGACAGGGTATGATATTAGAAACTATAAAGATTTTACAATTATTAAACTAGCTTATTTGTTAACTGAAAATCAAAATACTTAATTATTAATCTGGCTAAGTGTAATTAACTTTGTGACATGCCTGATTACAGCCATCAAAATGTACCACCCAAGCCATATTATTCACCACTGAATGACAAGAAATTTACCACCAAATGATAGTTTTTTTACCAGTCTTTATACAGAATAAAGCACTTATATGGAACAGACTCAGAGCCACAGCGAAGCGGATTGCCATTGGTTGTAACGCCCGATTCTAAGTCAATGGTGTCGCGCTACTGAATTCGCACTATCTTGGGCAAAGCAGAGTGCCTCTTTTACTGCGTGGTAAAGCGAGTTGGCATTGCCTGGTAAATTGTTTGTCAAACATTGGTACAAAAGATGGCAGAAGTGGTAAAAAAACACTGGTCGTAATCACACGCCTAACAAAAACAAACAATCTATGTTATGCATAACATATGCATAGCTTTTTTTGTTTGTTATTTTGTTATATAGAACATAGACCTTTGAAGAAACCAATCCTATAATGAATAATAAGTTAAAGAAAGCGTTTTCTAATGTTGATTGGATTGGAAGTGGTAGTTTGAATATTGTTATTGCGACAGACTCATTTAAAGGTAGCGCATCTACATTTGAAGTTGCAGATTCCATCGAGAAAGGTATTAAAAATTTGGAACCGTTTGCGAGTATTAACAAGTTCCCGATTTCAGATGGTGGTGAAGGAACAGTTGACGCGCTGGTCGCTGCATCAAATGGAAAATTTATTGAAAAAGAAGTTACAAACCCATTAGGTGAAAAAGTTTCGGCTAGATTGGGGCTTTTAGAGAATAATATAGCAGTCATTGCAATGGCTGAAGCATCAGGGTTGACACTTATAAAAGAGGATGAAAAAAATCCCTTTAAAACAACAACTTATGGTACTGGAGAGTTAATTAAAGCTGCATTGGATTTAGGCGTAGATGAAATCCTAATTGGGATAGGTGGCAGTGCTACCAACGATGGGGAGCAGGAATGGCACAAGCACTTGGCGTTTCTTTAAAGGATGGAAATGGTGATCCAATTGGGTTTGGCGCTGAAGCTTTAGAGAACTTAGAGGTAGTAGACGTGACAAATATTGATAACAGAATAAAAGGTACAAAAGTTACCGTTTTTTCAGATGTAGTTAATCCATTGTGTGGCTTGAATGGTGCTTCTTATATATATGGACCGCAAAAAGGGGCATCAGAAGAGGATGTGAAATGGCTTGACCAACTATTATACAAATATGGTGGGACACTGGAAAAGCAATTGAACATGCCTGTTATGAAT
Protein-coding regions in this window:
- a CDS encoding CdaR family transcriptional regulator; translated protein: MDISAELAQAIVSNMEEIIHQDINYINTEGIIIASTNTNRIGTYHGGGKKVKETNDDLIIRYDGEYTGSRKGINLPIYFENTIVGVIGITGEKQEVEKFGAIIKSMTELLIKNAYLTNIKNKARENQRMIIEELLFNDENEESIFMSRLKVFNIKENVPRIVIVSEVLNEDFPALDIKDRVIDLFDHKLMKNPDNLMMQNKNNIIMILQNVSRENVLTMLKDINQIVKKEHGLQLKFGIGTIETKLHKIRGSYKKASIALDWVLSSKEIDINYYDDMDIELIIENVTEDTKNEFYKKVIGNLKPGDFSEYKEIISLFEKFNGSIQQISESMFIHKNTLQYKLNKLHKMTGYDIRNYKDFTIIKLAYLLTENQNT
- a CDS encoding M24 family metallopeptidase, with protein sequence MLLSIPNEEFKARQADFFNKLLEKKCDAAVIFAATDIFYLTGFHFIATERPIGLLVDPNDKWHLIVPRLEHEHAEEYAVMDHVHSYPEYPGTKHPMKYVKEVLQFYGFEGKTIGYDSISYGSPMGYRGPTIDTLIEADFVSLYGIIEEMRFVKSPNEIELIKESCRWGNLAHRLLQKYTKSGISEIEITGKASQEATLTMIETLGSDYKPHGQTASATFRGQVGSESAFPHAVTQNVIMSKGDTLVTGAAAAVFGYDSELERTMFVEEVSKEQEKYFNYMYNAQEVALNAIKSGATYASVEEQVQAYYKQEGITELTKHHTGHNIGLLIHEAPFFDLGDDTIIEPGMVVTVEPGIYVKGVGGFRHSDTVLVTENGIEMLTYYPRDLESLIC